In the genome of Pungitius pungitius chromosome 5, fPunPun2.1, whole genome shotgun sequence, the window AATGTTTGGCTAGGCTCCATCATGTCGTCTTCAGCTATTGAAAAGCTTTTCGTCTCAGACCTCTTCTTGACCCGAGGGAACCAATCGGCATCATTCAAACGCTGCCTATGAACTGGGTCAGTGCGTTCTGATGACCCGCCTTTTATTAGCCGTTGAGAACTATCTAGGAGGGGGTTTTGCAGTCTCCTCGATCCCTTTGATGAACCTGCACATTGTAGCTCTTGTAGTCTTTCATGAATTAAACATGGGTTTGTATGAGGCTGTTGAACAAGTTGGATAACGTATTTCTTTGCAGTTTGAGGTCAAGCGTCTCTGCTTTAAAAGTGACTCAAAACAGTTTGCATTCACCGGAGAGTCGACGAGGTGCAGGAGTTACACTTCTCACCCATTAGGGGGGAAAAGCAAATGCTGAGTGATATAACGTGTAATTCTTTGCTATTCACACACTTTTTAACCAACTGCAAGGTCACAATATGTCGTCATCATGGGTGTCCTTCACTTTCCATACACCTGTCCATGCTGTGTAGGCTGTAGGTCTGACTGTAGATGGAATCTTTACAGCATTTCATCAGTCCAAGCAAAAGTAGTATGAAAACCATAATGTAACATTAGGTCATATTGTCAAACTGATTACAACATGTTTAAATAGTACTTTCAGCCAATCAGTTCTTTGAGTTAATCTGGCAGGATAATCTGCTGCTGATTCTGATCTTTTTTCCACAGTAATCCTTTTTTATGGGAAAACTGCCAAGCAGATTTAAACAATTTCATATGCCAGATTCATAGATTGAGTGAGCgagtgtttgttttgtggtcaAGGTCACAGATGAAAAGCTGTTCAGAAGTTGGTAATGGCAGTGACACAGACTGCATATCTGCTGGCCTTTGACAGGATATTTTTAGGTCTTCACAGTGACGTGATGTGTGCTGAGGAGCTTGTTGTCATAACAGAAACAAAATGCCTCCACAAACAAGGTCAATGCACATATAGCACATATAGCTTTATCTGTCGCTGTTCAATCATTTACTTCGTaacttaaatatttgctttCTGGGACATTcagagcagagacagaaaaataTGGTACGTTTGCCTAAATGAGAaatttgtttgatttatttgagtaatatttcttttttccccttccaaACAGGGACCTTTTTGTGACCAGCCCTTTTTcccctttgctttttttaatatatttttttcttttggcgaGGAGAGACGAAACTTTAAGAGGGCAGAGCTGCGACTGGTTGTTTTGATGGTCCGGGGTTAGCCTGTACCCTACAACGCAAAGCCTTGTGGGTCTAAGCCATCGCTGGAGGAAACATGAGCACAGCCAAGCCCAGTGGGATCAAAGGGCCCAGCAAGATAGGAAGGCCTCCTGGGACGGGAGCACCCAAGACCAACCCCAGCACAGGTAGGAATCCCCCCTTGTGCAGCCTCTTCCACCTGTAGTGAACCTTTAGCAGTGCAGTATTCAATAACCTTGCTTTTCTTTTGCTTTATACTTGTGGTTCTGGTACAAAGttaattttgtgtgtgttttacaataGAAAATTTATGTCGCTTTAATTTTATGTTgtagttgaaaaaaaacaactcacacTTTGTGTCCAGCTTTCTTCCAACAGACCTGTTGTACATTGAGCTTGGTCCTAGGTCATGTCATAACACCCTGAAGGTTGCAGTGACTGGTTTCATGTCGTCGTCTCTCTTGCGAGGAGCTTCAGCTATAAAAGCTGTAACTTTGATTGCATGGATATAACTGATAAATGACATCACTTGCCagctatatattttttattctgcagCCATCtggcaaaataaaagctgcaacaaTTGCTGCCTAAATAATGTGATCATGTGGGATGTATTTCAGATTATTGGAAAGGTGAACAATAATGTGAAATAGTATCCTGACCTTGGCTAAGGGTAAAGATTGTGCTGTTGTAAAACACTGCATATCTTGGTCCATGGGTTGACTTTACTGCGACGGGCAGATTTTGAAGTGTCACATGATCCTCCTCAAGGAATGCCAGCGAAACACTTTGCGGCTCAgtgctagttagcttagcttttcAGTAAGGGGCTCAAGGTCTCATATGGAAGCCATTAAGGGGATTTTAGCATCCCAGCTGTACATGAAgatcttttcaaaacaaaagtaagAATTTGAATGATTTTTCCACAGCAGTAAGATTATCATGCTTTCTTGTCACTGTGGAATTTTATTTTAACACCCGAACAATTGGAAGTCATGTGGaaaggtttgttttattacatttttttgagtTGCTAAGTGAACACGTATAAACTAATAAAAGATTAAAGATAATTTACGATCCCCTCTTATTTTTCAATTGGAGCTAAAGCAAATGCGGTCGACAAATCCGATGCACGGGTCGGCGGAGGAGATGCTGAGCAGAGCTTCCAGGTCGGGGACCGTGTCTGGGTAAACGGGAACAAACCTGGCCACATACGCTTTTTGGGAGATGCCCAGTTTGCCCCGGGACAGTGGGCTGGGATCGTTCTAGATGAGCCGATTGGGAAGAACGACGGCTCAGTGGCAGGGGTGCGCTATTTCCAGTGTGAAGCCCTGCGAGGAATATTCACCCGCCCGTCAAAGTTGTCCCTCACAGAAGGGGAGGCTAATGGCACTCAGACGGCGCCGCCGTCCCGCGCTGCCTCACCCACGCCTTCAGTCGGCAGCGTATCCTCGCACACGCCTGCCACAAAGTCAGCATTACCCTCGACCACCAAGAaggcctcctctgctgcacccgCTGCACCTGCAACACCGGCTACACCCCCCTCCAACCTCGCACGCACAAACAGTGAATCTGTGTCCAACCTCTCCGAGACGGGATCAGTCAAGAAGGGGGAAAGGGAACTGAAGATGGGCGACCGTGTATTGGTAACGTTGTTTTAGTTCGATACTCTAGTTCTATTCCACCGCATGACTAAGCACGCTCTCCTCTTCCTAGTAATCTCAGGGAAATGACTGCATAAAagtaatagaaacagtgttgaTTATGTGTTTCAGTGTATACACCCTGAACATTTTGTTAAAACAATTTGCTTTAATAGTTTGGCCTCATTCTGTTAAAAGCTggtacatgtttgtgtgtggaatTATCTCATTAAGGGTTTATCACCAGTCAAAGCTGATTACTCTTTTGGCCGCTCTTATCAGTTGAGGAGATCAAATGTTTGGtaatattttgacttttcttcTCAGGTTGGTGGTACGAAGGCAGGAGTGGTACGTTTCCTTGGAGAAACCGATTTTGCTAAAGGCGAGTGGTGCGGCGTGGAACTGGATGAGCCCTTAGGAAAGAATGACGGGGCGGTGGCAGGCACAAGGTACAAAAGCCCCTGGATctgcaaatatttaaaagaaaagttattttacGCGTTAACCCCATGTAGACTATGCTTTAAATTATACACATCATTATATCTGTGTTCCATTATGTGTGCCCAGATATTTTCAGTGCCAGCCCAAGTATGGCTTATTTGCTCCAGTGCACAAAGTCACTCGCATCGGCTTCCCTTCCACCACGCCAGCCAAAGCAAAAACCACCGTTCGCAAAGCAGCGGCCACGCCATCGGGGCTAAAGCGGAGCCCCAGTGcctcctccatcagcaccaTGAGCTCTGTGGCATCCTCGGTCAGCGCCAAGCCCAGCCGCACAGGCCTGGTGAGGCGGGGACACGCTCGGTCTCATCTGTCATTATCGATGCCATGCGCACGGCCCCCGTCTGACCAGGCTCGTAATCTGTCTCTCCAAAGCTAACGGAGACATCGTCGCGGTATAATCGCAAGATTTCAGGCACCACAGCCCTGCAGGAGGCGctgaaggagaagcagcagcacattGAGCAGCTTATGGCTGAGAGGGACATGGAGAGAGCGGAAGTTGCCAGGGCTACGGGCCACGTTGGAGAGGTGGAGCAAGAGATTGGCCTGCTCAGGGACGAACAGGAGCAGGTGAGCGCTCCCGGTGGTTCAGTAATAACACTCCTGTTGATCGTCATGCAGAAGAGTTGCCTGGTCATCAAcaatgattgtttttttctttttgaagatgGAGACCAAGATGGATCAGTTACGTGCCTTGGTAGAAGCTGCAGACAAAGACAAAGTTGACCTGCTGAATCAACTGGAGGAGGAGCGTAGGTAAGGATTCCCAGAGGCACCACCAGTCAAAGATATCTAGTCGCCCCTTGCAGTCCATCAGCATCTATTGTTTCCATTGGATGGGGCTTGTTTGTTGAATAAGAGGACATGCTGCGCCAGAAATACAAATTGATATCCCTTTTGTCTCGTATCTTTATATTAAATATCATATAAAGGCAAAGTATACTCCTTAACAGAGATCCATTTGAGTCTAGAGAGCACGTGTTCATGTTAGCAATGGAAACCATCCGTCACTATCAGTACACGTCTTTGCATGGACAGTTAGACACTGGCATCGTCTTGCATTAGCATCCCAAATGCTTCCAGTGGTGCAGAACAGCTCGGGCGTAGATGACAAGGCAGAACCAAATACGTACTGATGTGGTCATATATTCAGAATTTGTGTGAAGTATGTGTGTTATAGGTTGTTAGTTCTCCTGTTAtgtcaaaacagcagcagctcccacatgttgattattttctgttgaGCAGGAAGGTGGAGGACCTTCAGTTCCGCGTGGAGGAAGCTTGCATCACCAAAGGAGACCTGGAGGTAAAAGCACGACACCAATCCACTCATTTCATTGAATCCCTGTTTGAAAAACCAAACATTGATCAAGTAGATAAATACCATTACAttgaacatttcttttctttttctaagtGGTTGTTTTGTCTGAtttatctttttgtttcttcagtcaGAAGCAGCAGTTGCTTTTTTCATTCTGAACATTAGTTCAACTCTAGCATATCAGTGAATTACCTTGCTCAATTTCCATGACAATGAAGTCTGATTCAATGCAATTCATGGTATTTCTTTCTGAACAGTGCCACACAGGGGACCGTCTCAATTACCCTGAAGGCAACCACCCCAAACTAGATGTTTATAATTGAGGGCTACAGGGTTAGAATATCCctttatcttctttttaaaCTTGTATACTAACAATTAATTGCTTACTCACAGGTGTGGATATATTAAAAACTTGCATGCAGCTTGAAAGACACCAACAAAACCTTTTGTCTTATCGGCCAAACTCAAAAATGCTTTGTTGACTTCAAGCTGTTGGAGGAGTAATTACTAATGTTGTGCTTTGACCCTTGACACCTCCCTGTTCAGTGATGTTAttggttcttcttccttctcttcctcgtCCTGTATGTTGGCCCAGTGCTCAGCATGGAACCACTGGAGATGCTCCCTTGTCATTCCACTGTCCAGTCACAGACCCGTATTCTGTTTGCCTACGCAATGAAATAGTAATAACACAAAATACTACTCCAAATAATAGTGTAATGGTGATTCAAAGATTTATGTGCCGGGCTACATTACTTTAAATGTCAtattagctgacgcttttatgcAAAGCgcctttcaataagtgcatttcaaccataaggatacaaacccagaagaacaagaaacaacaagctgatttacaacttgctatagatccATCCAGAAGAGCCAttacaagtacaatttaagtgctttCAATTTGTTAATTGTATGCCAGTTTCTACTTCACCTCCGTGGTCAATGAACAACGGTGCATTCAGGTAAAGTCAAAGTAGCCCAAAAATGTACATTGAGCCCTAAAAATATGAGTAAAGTCTGGCAGGCAGTAATTTTTGCTCTAATCCTATTCTTCTTGTCCTATTTATACTGATTTTATACATACATTGTTCAGTCATGACAACTGATTTAGTCGGATTGTGTCCATCAAACACTAAATGTATACTCTGGTCCTGTCTGTTGGcataacatttcaaatgtgtgctctttttttaaatgaaactttAAGTCAGTATATAAGACAGTATAGTTAGATGCAAGACAATAATCTCCAAATTTGGCCATGAAACTATTCAGTAAGTTGTCATTACACAATTATCATAGTCCACAGTAACAACAAAGTCAAATAGAAATGCTTTCTGCTTTTATGGTACTGATTTGATTTAAGTTGGCCATAAATCCTGCACATGGTGTCTGATAACTGGTGGAttatattacaatatttacTGTATACAATGTGGACAATGGTTTTATCACTAAGGAGAGAAAGCAGCGGGGTTGATAATGCTAAAGGCTACATCATTTTGCCAATATAAAATCAAGACCTGCTGTTGGTACAGTTTAAAATACAATCAATCAATTCAGATATGTCTTTGGGgctttgatttattcattcaatatAACAACATATTTTCTATGTGTAGCGGTCAGGAGACTGCCATCACTGCTTTCTCATGACGTGGTGAAGTCATTTTTAGGTGATATACTTTCTGGCTTGACACATTATCGGATTCTCAATTTATCACAACAATCAATGTGCTTTGTTCATCAGGTGTCAATTTTGCATGGTTACTTATAAACTGCCTCCATCGACATTCTCATAACACATTGGCCCCTCTTTGGTTGCTTGTATGTCCCCATTTGCATTTCTCCCCCAAACTCCCTGTGCACAGCTGTTTATGGCACAACCTGAAAGCTCTGCATGGGGTGTCTTCCCATTTTCACTCCCTTCCTACATCCACCGAATAGCCTTCCCAAATACTCCTACACAGACCATCCCCATTCTCCTCGACCATCCTCTCCTGTctcactccctctctgtcttcatTGGGCTGGCATGTGATGGTGGCACTGGTgtgttctcttcctcttccccttgtCTACTAACAGACGCAGACCAGACTGGAGCATGCCCACATTAAGGAGCTTGAACAGAGCCTACTCTTTGAAAAGACCAAAGCTGAGAAACTCCAAAGAGAGTTAGAAGACCATAGGGTAATGAATTCTGCTCTGTAGTGTGCTGCGTTGGAAAAGGGGGCCCGTGCCGGGGATAGAGGTAAAACGTGTCCTCCGAGGGGAACAGCTGGAGCGTTGCTTTGTGTGTGAGCGAGCATCCGCCAGGCGTCACACAAGAAAACTACTCTAAATATTAACAACATATAATTCAATAGTAAACAAATGCATATATTGTGCATTATTTGAATGCTCAAAATAATCCATCCAGTGCAGTTCGATTTTCAACTTTTGAATTACAATTTGTGGGTTTAGCCACAGAATAATTGAGTATCATCTTCCattacctttttattttcttaaattgAGATGAACTACCCAACCGGAACTCGCCCTTGCTTTACCGGAGTCGCTGCTTAACCAGACGGACAAATCATTGTCTCTGTTACCCTGTGTTCTACTGCCCTAGTGTGTCCTAGCATCCATTAGCCCTGCGTATCTGGTGTTAGTCTcccaccttctccacctcccagACTATGCATCGTTTGGCTGCTCTGCCATATTCTAGCCATCAAGCGTTTTAACGCAAACCCATTTCTTTAAATACATGTCCACAGTTTCTACAGGTTACATTTGAACTACTCTTTGATCAAAAAAATGTAGATTAGACAAGCTTTTAAATATACGGTTgaagaagtaaaaacaaaaatatgctTGAGAACATCAAACACTGGATCTGGGAGACAGCTGATGTTGATGCTCCCTCAGGGTTTCTTGCTTCGTACCTGTCCTTAGTCATGTGGTCCATGTAACCATGAGTTCAGTGATTGAGGGCGATGAGTCTTACACGCTACTATAGCTCCACACATGCTTTCAGTGCTCACTTCCATTATAGCCACGAGAGGTCAGCATAACACCTTGTTTTTGATCACTGTATTTCATGCCGTCCTCATTATGCAAGcaaaaacttttcttttaatttagcTCTTACCAAGTGTCTATAATTGCTGTTTAACAATCttgttatttcttcatttttttcagtaaCCGAAAAGTAGGATCACGGCTTTAACACACTGTCTGTGCATTGCTTCTGCACGTCCAAAGCATCTTTTGAATATAAGATGTCCTTGTATCTTAAAGGTTGCTACTGTTTCGGAGCGATCCCGTATAATGGACCTTGAGAAGGACCTTTCTCTGCGCTCGAGAGAGGTAGCTGACCTGCAGCTGCGTCTCGGCACCCAGCAAGGCTCCGAGGACGCAacctctcctctgtccccccTTCTGGAGGAGATAACGTCTCTGAGGGATCAGTTGGCTTCCCAAGAAGTTAAGCAGCAAGAGGAGCTAACCAAGTACAAGGAGAAGATGGAAGCCCAAGAAAAGGCCCACAGCGAGGCAGCTGCCCGCCTCCAGGCGACATCCGTGAGCCTCTCTGGTGACAACGAACAGCTGCAGATGCGCATCAGCCAGGCTGAGAAGGAGAATGCGGATATCGTGGATTCGTGGCGTTCCAAGTTGGAATCCGTTGTTGCCTCTCACCAGCAAGCCCTGGAGGGGCTGAAGGGGTCCTTCAGCAATGGCGCAGATGCCCAGACGAAAGAACTTATCGAAACCAAAAGTGAACTGGAGAGACTGAAGATTGAGCAGAATTTCGCCGTGGAGGAGGCCCGAGTCAAACACGAGGCCGCGGCTCAGGAGGCGCAGGCCCTGAAGGCTCAGCTGGGTTCTTTGATTGAGGAGAAGGAACGCCTGGAAGAGTCACTGCGGTCCAGCGTGGAAAAAGCAGAGGAGCAGCACCTTGTGGAAATGGAAGAAGTTCTTGGAAAACTCCATAATGCTGAAGTTAAGGTGAATGAGCTCGAGGAGAAGGAAGCAATGTTGGCGCAGCAGGCCCAAGACAAGGAGCGAGAAACCAAAGAGCAGATTTCAGAAATGGCGGCTTTGCGTAGCCAAGTAGCACAAGGCAACCAGGAGCTTGTGACCCTGAAGAGTCAATTAGAGCTGGTTCAGAGTCAAGGGAACAACCAGGGTGCCCAGGTGGGTTCTTCTTCCCCTCATTGGGGCCCACGTTTGAGCAAAGTTGTGTCCTTTATGTTGGGTTAACACTTCATTTCTAGACAATGCCTTTGTTTTACAATCCTTTTCACCTGACGTGTGCAGGTCAATGCATTGAGCTCACAGTTGGAGGGCCGACAGCAGGAAGTCCTCTCTTTACAGAAGAGCCTGACCACCCtacagcaggagaaggaggcctTGGAACAGGAGCTTGGAGGCCTGGTGGGACTTATGTTTTGGAAGTTGATACTGCATTTTGGTTTGGGGGATTGAAGTCGTATCATTTTCAAGTTCAGTgctctttgattaaaaaaagacgaccTGATTCATATCTGGCTTTTCTGTACTGCCATATCTTGTTACTTATTGGCCAACATATACAAAGATATCAATCTTTAATATCTAAATGAGCTAAGAACAGCTCAAATATACTGAGTCATGTATCAGCTGCTATGAGGAATAAACAAAGTATCTGAAAAATATGAATCAACCACCTCTGACATTTATACTTGGAAATGTTTCCAAATATACAGAAacattttatgcatttttttcccccacagaaACAAAAGTTGGCTGATAACACAGAGGAGCAGACCATATCATCAAACACTATGCAAGGTAAATTACCAGCATTTGTATAATTCCTGTTTGTGCATTAAGGCTTCCAGCTTCTGAAATGTTAGCTTTGTTTCAGAAACACTTGAGAAGCTCAGTAAGAAGGACGAGCAGTGCACATCTCTGAAGAGCCAATCAGAGTCTCTGAGAAGTCAACTTGCTGGTGGGAACACACTGAATTCATCTTGCATGTTGTCAAACGTTGCTAAACACAATGCTATTTCCCCATTTGTGGTTGAACCTTAAAAATACCATAGCAGCTATGAACAAAGTTGTCTTTTCTCGACTCAGGGCTCGAGAGGAAACTAAAGGCTGCAGATGAAAAACTTGAGCAACTCTCAAAGGACAAATGCAAGCTGGAAAATGATATGTCGGACATGATGAAGACATCTGGTGATAGTTCAGTACAGCTGACCAAAATGAATGATGAtctcaaacagaaagaaaggtgCCCTTCTACATGAATCCACAAAACCCATTACATCAACCATGATGAGATGCTAAGATACTGATGTCCTTGGTTTGATCCCCTGCTGtagtctgtgtgtttgtcagttGTCGCTGAACATCCTGGTCCAATGCCTTTTTTATGTGGTCACTCAGGAGGCTTGAGGAGTTGCAGAGTCAACTAtctgaggagaaggagaaggtggCTCACTCGAATGAACAACTCCAGCAAGAAAGGTCCTGCAGAGAGCAGGAGCTGatggagaccagagatgcacatCAGTCTCAAATAAGGGGCCTTCAGGAGACTATTGCAAACATGGTGAGTATTGTTATGTTGCAGTTATGAACTTTGTTTACcaagcattgaaaaaaaaaacctttcactTAAGGGTATACTTAAGTCGCGGTCTGCTTATTAATGATCtttcaaatgtcttgttttctAGGAGAAGAGCGTTAAACAGGGCGAGACCCTTGTTGTGCAACTCAAGGCCTCACAGGAGAAATCCATCTCTCAGGTTTCCGAGCTTCATGTTGAGGAAGTAGAGGTTCTGCAGAGTCAGGTTAACAAGTTGAAGCAGGACCTCTCCTCCAGCAAGGACAAAAacctggagctggagaagatGGTGTCAGAGCTGCAGGAGTACAAGGAACGAGCTCAGGTAAGCACAAACCCTCCAAGATGCACACATCGGATCAACGGTTTGATTTTACATCTTTTAGGTGAATTAATATTTACCTAAAagattttggtctttttttaacatcagtGATTCATACAGATTGTCATGCTTTATTACCATCATACATATATAAAGACATACATTTGTGATGAGTTCCTTACTGCTCCCCCAACATAACCGCCACCACTGGTACCACCACTGGTACCACCAGTGGTACCACCACTGGTACCACTGGTACCACTGGTCATATGGATGCAGGGGTAGAACGataatgtttttaatgtattttaggaGCATTTATGATTATAGAACAAGCTAAAGAAAACCGTTTTAGATACTTAACGAGTTGTCTTGTGGCTGAATGGATCTCAGGAGAATTCAAGTGGAATCagctgttttctaaaatgttccaCTACTTTGGCTTTTTACCCCTGCTTGCATTGTTTATAAGCCTGACGTTTCATTCAAGTAGAACACTTTCACTTCCTAACAgaatggtttgtgtttttttagtttctaTTGTATAATATGTAATATTGTATCATACACCAATAGATTGAAAGGATTGGGACAATGGTCCCTGATCATTGAGTGTAgatatttgtgtctttgtccCTGGCCATGAGCCACTCTTTGGTTTTATAAGCTTGTTGGCATCAATTTGaataataaaagcattaaaagtaaGTCAACTCTGAAGTGAAAATGTTCTACCTTTTTACATTTAGCTGAAAACCATTTTGGTGAATGCTGTGGTGTGATCTTTGG includes:
- the clip1a gene encoding CAP-Gly domain-containing linker protein 1 isoform X4, with amino-acid sequence MSTAKPSGIKGPSKIGRPPGTGAPKTNPSTAKANAVDKSDARVGGGDAEQSFQVGDRVWVNGNKPGHIRFLGDAQFAPGQWAGIVLDEPIGKNDGSVAGVRYFQCEALRGIFTRPSKLSLTEGEANGTQTAPPSRAASPTPSVGSVSSHTPATKSALPSTTKKASSAAPAAPATPATPPSNLARTNSESVSNLSETGSVKKGERELKMGDRVLVGGTKAGVVRFLGETDFAKGEWCGVELDEPLGKNDGAVAGTRYFQCQPKYGLFAPVHKVTRIGFPSTTPAKAKTTVRKAAATPSGLKRSPSASSISTMSSVASSVSAKPSRTGLLTETSSRYNRKISGTTALQEALKEKQQHIEQLMAERDMERAEVARATGHVGEVEQEIGLLRDEQEQMETKMDQLRALVEAADKDKVDLLNQLEEERRKVEDLQFRVEEACITKGDLETQTRLEHAHIKELEQSLLFEKTKAEKLQRELEDHRVATVSERSRIMDLEKDLSLRSREVADLQLRLGTQQGSEDATSPLSPLLEEITSLRDQLASQEVKQQEELTKYKEKMEAQEKAHSEAAARLQATSVSLSGDNEQLQMRISQAEKENADIVDSWRSKLESVVASHQQALEGLKGSFSNGADAQTKELIETKSELERLKIEQNFAVEEARVKHEAAAQEAQALKAQLGSLIEEKERLEESLRSSVEKAEEQHLVEMEEVLGKLHNAEVKVNELEEKEAMLAQQAQDKERETKEQISEMAALRSQVAQGNQELVTLKSQLELVQSQGNNQGAQVNALSSQLEGRQQEVLSLQKSLTTLQQEKEALEQELGGLKQKLADNTEEQTISSNTMQETLEKLSKKDEQCTSLKSQSESLRSQLAGLERKLKAADEKLEQLSKDKCKLENDMSDMMKTSGDSSVQLTKMNDDLKQKERRLEELQSQLSEEKEKVAHSNEQLQQERSCREQELMETRDAHQSQIRGLQETIANMEKSVKQGETLVVQLKASQEKSISQVSELHVEEVEVLQSQVNKLKQDLSSSKDKNLELEKMVSELQEYKERAQVSEQLTTAMQERNQAQSTVEELLGSKQKDELKTLKNTLSKYQEDINVCKEQLCIESERTESLCHEIEELKGAVCVKTQSMQMLQEENNKLTLDIDNDQKALRDLEKLKDEHSKLKKQLKLSESTLKEQFDKEKSVLQKSIHKNSALISEKDQQVENLRSELVVLRGESDSVKRLEGTVEALERDKADLQDRVQRLEKDLPAGSGDVSEQLKEAREASESQIEFLNSVIVDLQRKNKELKDKLEKMVDAALNGNNPSELDNYDSQDKEPLKKKLPPRLFCDICDCFDLHDTEDCPTQMQMPDSPPHTTYHGSKGEERPYCDICEVFGHPTDSCNDDQTF